A DNA window from Anastrepha ludens isolate Willacy chromosome 6, idAnaLude1.1, whole genome shotgun sequence contains the following coding sequences:
- the LOC128867249 gene encoding uncharacterized protein LOC128867249: MYLSVATRPDIANTVSRLAQYVTNPSMCHWLAAKRVLRYLAGSAHRGLVFRKTNDPLIGYADADWGGCTVDRRSYTGYVFLISGAAITWKSQKQRTVALSSTEAEYISLAEAAKEAIYLRSLLTEPGLKEFIDITALNKGAQFLAGDPVFHARTKHIDIKHHFIRETVTAGHLKLQHISTQNMVADVMTKSLSKVNHERCRTGLGLTT, translated from the coding sequence ATGTATTTGTCAGTGGCAACGAGACCTGACATAGCTAATACTGTATCGCGTTTAGCACAGTATGTAACTAATCCATCTATGTGCCATTGGTTGGCTGCGAAGAGAGTTCTGAGATATCTTGCTGGCTCAGCACATAGGGGATTAGTGTTTCGTAAGACGAATGACCCACTGATTGGCTACGCGGATGCTGATTGGGGAGGTTGTACCGTAGATCGTCGTTCATATACCGGCTACGTATTTTTAATTAGCGGCGCTGCGATTACCTGGAAGTCGCAAAAGCAGCGCACGGTCGCATTATCATCAACGGAAGCGGAGTATATTAGCTTGGCAGAAGCAGCGAAAGAAGCAATCTATTTACGAAGTTTGTTAACTGAGCCTGGTCTAAAGGAGTTTATCGACATAACAGCTTTAAATAAAGGAGCTCAATTTTTGGCCGGTGATCCTGTTTTTCATGCTCGCACGAAGCACATCGACATTAAACATCATTTCATTCGTGAAACAGTCACCGCTGGCCATTTGAAGCTGCAACACATATCAACGCAAAATATGGTTGCAGATGTTATGACGAAATCACTCTCAAAAGTTAATCACGAAAGATGTCGTACTGGACTTGGTTTAACTACTTAG